The following coding sequences lie in one Halogeometricum rufum genomic window:
- the cbiB gene encoding adenosylcobinamide-phosphate synthase CbiB, producing the protein MPLTAAVAVAVAAGLDLAVAEPPARVHPVALLGRLLSHADRSWSHPRLVGVALAGLVPLGFAGLAAGVVAAGATLSPWGGALLAGLVLFSTTSLRMLLDAVREVTRAAETDLDAAREALRALAGRDASTLDAAHVRSAAVESAAENLADGLVAPLAAFAVCAPVSVPLAAAAAAWVKGVNTLDSMFGYRTNPVGWAPARLDDAVMWLPARLAAALLAVAVAEFSLPLSPRVRTLAHRPPSPNSGWPMATMAAVLPARLVKPGVYDLDPASDAADTRLPTTADAMQAVRVTNRAGLLAFALAGVVAWS; encoded by the coding sequence GTGCCCCTGACCGCCGCCGTCGCCGTCGCCGTCGCGGCCGGACTGGACCTCGCCGTCGCGGAACCGCCGGCGCGCGTCCACCCCGTCGCCCTCCTCGGACGCCTCCTCTCGCACGCGGACCGGTCGTGGTCGCACCCGCGACTCGTCGGCGTCGCACTCGCCGGTCTCGTCCCCCTCGGGTTCGCGGGCCTCGCGGCCGGCGTCGTCGCCGCCGGCGCGACGCTCTCGCCGTGGGGCGGTGCGCTCCTCGCGGGTCTCGTCCTCTTCTCGACGACCAGCCTCCGGATGCTGCTCGACGCCGTCCGCGAGGTGACCCGCGCGGCCGAGACGGACCTCGACGCCGCCCGCGAGGCGTTGCGCGCACTCGCCGGGCGCGACGCGTCGACGCTCGACGCCGCGCACGTCCGCTCGGCGGCCGTCGAGAGCGCCGCGGAGAACCTCGCGGACGGACTGGTCGCTCCGCTCGCCGCCTTCGCCGTCTGCGCGCCCGTCTCCGTCCCCCTCGCCGCGGCGGCCGCGGCGTGGGTGAAGGGCGTGAACACGCTCGACTCGATGTTCGGCTACCGGACGAACCCGGTCGGGTGGGCGCCCGCCCGACTGGACGACGCCGTGATGTGGCTCCCGGCGCGACTGGCGGCGGCGCTCCTGGCCGTCGCCGTCGCCGAGTTCTCCCTGCCGCTCTCCCCGCGGGTTCGGACGCTCGCGCACCGCCCGCCGTCGCCGAACTCCGGGTGGCCGATGGCGACGATGGCGGCGGTGCTGCCGGCGCGACTCGTCAAGCCGGGCGTCTACGACCTCGACCCGGCCTCGGACGCGGCGGACACGCGCCTGCCGACCACCGCCGACGCGATGCAGGCCGTCCGGGTGACGAACCGGGCCGGACTGCTCGCGTTCGCCCTCGCGGGGGTGGTCGCGTGGTCCTGA
- the cobS gene encoding adenosylcobinamide-GDP ribazoletransferase codes for MVLTALRGGVVFLTRLPVGGGDASWEAFRRTPLAFTLVGYLVGGLAALPLLLPLPVPSAAALYLATLYLLTGVTHADGLADVGDAAAVHGDAEARRSVLKDSQTGVGGALALGVSLVVLGLGALGIAGTLPRTAFALALAAEVGAKTGMATLVCTGESAHEGMGSALLDVNDASNLLPVAVALLPLLLVAPVTGVAAVVAAALAPVGAARLVGRWSENHLGGVSGDVLGAANELGRVAGVHAGVVAWTLF; via the coding sequence GTGGTCCTGACCGCACTCCGCGGCGGCGTCGTCTTCCTCACCCGACTCCCCGTCGGCGGCGGCGACGCGTCGTGGGAGGCGTTCCGACGCACGCCGCTGGCGTTCACGCTCGTCGGCTACCTCGTCGGTGGCCTCGCCGCCCTCCCCCTCCTGCTCCCCCTGCCCGTTCCCTCGGCGGCCGCGCTGTATCTCGCGACGCTGTACCTCCTCACGGGCGTCACGCACGCCGACGGCCTCGCTGACGTGGGCGACGCGGCGGCCGTCCACGGCGACGCCGAGGCGCGGCGCTCGGTGCTGAAGGACTCCCAGACCGGCGTGGGCGGCGCGCTCGCACTCGGCGTCTCGCTGGTCGTCCTCGGACTGGGCGCCCTCGGCATCGCGGGGACGCTCCCCCGAACCGCGTTCGCCCTCGCGCTGGCGGCCGAAGTCGGCGCGAAGACGGGGATGGCGACGCTCGTCTGCACGGGCGAGAGCGCCCACGAGGGGATGGGGTCGGCGCTGCTCGACGTGAACGACGCGTCGAACCTGCTCCCCGTCGCCGTCGCCCTCCTCCCTCTCCTCCTCGTCGCGCCCGTCACGGGCGTCGCGGCCGTCGTCGCCGCGGCACTCGCGCCCGTCGGCGCGGCGCGACTGGTCGGTCGGTGGAGCGAGAACCACCTCGGGGGCGTCAGCGGCGACGTCCTCGGCGCGGCGAACGAACTCGGACGCGTCGCCGGCGTCCACGCGGGGGTGGTGGCGTGGACGCTCTTCTGA
- a CDS encoding NTP transferase domain-containing protein, with the protein MCGGRGSRLGGEAEKPLVRVCGDPMVDRVAAALAASRVETVHAVVSPAAPETARHVRERGLSVVETAGEGYVADLTDALEAVGRPVVTVAADVPHLAPDHVDAAVDEATAAADDAVSVTVCVPASLKRRLGVSVDTSFERDGEELAPTGLNVVAGDRDTVQLTFDDRLAVNVNRPTDLERAEALCD; encoded by the coding sequence ATGTGCGGCGGCCGGGGGTCCCGCCTCGGCGGCGAGGCCGAGAAACCGCTCGTGCGCGTCTGCGGCGACCCGATGGTGGACCGCGTCGCCGCGGCGCTCGCGGCCAGTCGCGTCGAGACGGTCCACGCCGTCGTCTCCCCCGCGGCGCCCGAGACGGCGCGGCACGTCCGCGAGCGAGGCCTCTCCGTCGTCGAGACGGCCGGCGAGGGCTACGTCGCGGACCTGACCGACGCGCTCGAAGCGGTCGGGCGACCGGTCGTCACCGTCGCCGCCGACGTGCCGCACCTCGCACCGGACCACGTGGACGCGGCCGTCGACGAAGCGACGGCGGCGGCGGACGACGCCGTCTCCGTCACCGTCTGCGTCCCCGCGTCCCTGAAGCGTCGCCTCGGCGTCTCCGTGGACACGTCGTTCGAACGCGACGGCGAGGAACTCGCGCCGACCGGACTGAACGTCGTCGCCGGCGACCGCGACACCGTGCAGTTGACGTTCGACGACCGCCTCGCTGTGAACGTGAACCGACCGACGGACCTCGAACGCGCGGAGGCGCTGTGCGACTGA
- a CDS encoding nicotinate-nucleotide--dimethylbenzimidazole phosphoribosyltransferase, which yields MRLILVAGTTRTAERDGISAAGATRDLLLHTPSADAEILVYGDTVRAPVTPVSPSGCPTPAAVTRAARELVGFEVTVVDGGLARPTGAPTVSVGATPGRDIAEADPVQTAPGAFAAAREYGRAIPDAELVVGETIPGGTTTAMAVLRALGEEWPTSSSLPENPVELKERVVEAAFESSEIAPGQAAHTPELAVRFVGDPVLAAASGLVAGAVESGTAVTLGGGTQMLAVAALVRHAGVLGPLTLATTSYLAADVPELRDATDAHDVALVVTDPGFDDAGPLSAFADGVAKEGAAMGGALHLADRAGSLADVTEGTLDVLSRLRGDYGP from the coding sequence GTGCGACTGATACTCGTCGCGGGGACGACCCGCACGGCGGAGCGAGACGGTATCAGCGCCGCCGGCGCGACGCGTGACCTCCTGCTCCACACGCCGAGCGCGGACGCCGAGATTCTGGTGTACGGCGACACCGTCCGCGCGCCGGTCACGCCCGTCAGTCCGTCCGGGTGTCCGACGCCCGCCGCCGTCACCCGCGCCGCCCGCGAACTGGTCGGCTTCGAGGTGACCGTCGTGGACGGCGGCCTCGCCCGACCGACGGGCGCGCCGACCGTCTCCGTGGGCGCGACACCCGGCCGCGACATCGCCGAGGCGGACCCGGTGCAGACCGCCCCCGGCGCGTTCGCCGCCGCCCGCGAGTACGGCCGCGCGATTCCCGACGCCGAACTCGTCGTCGGCGAGACCATCCCCGGCGGGACGACGACGGCGATGGCCGTCCTCCGCGCCCTCGGCGAGGAGTGGCCCACCTCGTCGTCGCTGCCGGAGAACCCCGTCGAACTGAAGGAACGGGTGGTTGAGGCGGCGTTCGAGTCCTCGGAGATAGCGCCGGGGCAGGCGGCGCACACGCCCGAACTCGCCGTCCGGTTCGTCGGCGACCCGGTGTTGGCCGCCGCGAGCGGACTCGTCGCGGGCGCCGTCGAATCCGGGACGGCCGTGACGCTCGGCGGCGGGACGCAGATGCTCGCCGTCGCCGCCCTCGTCCGGCACGCGGGCGTCCTCGGTCCACTCACGCTCGCGACCACCTCCTACCTCGCGGCGGACGTGCCCGAACTCCGCGACGCGACGGACGCCCACGACGTGGCCCTCGTCGTCACCGACCCCGGCTTCGACGACGCAGGCCCGCTCTCGGCGTTCGCCGACGGCGTCGCCAAGGAGGGGGCGGCGATGGGCGGCGCACTCCACCTCGCCGACCGGGCGGGGTCGCTGGCGGACGTGACGGAGGGAACGCTTGATGTGCTCTCCCGACTCCGAGGAGACTATGGACCCTGA
- a CDS encoding aminotransferase class I/II-fold pyridoxal phosphate-dependent enzyme: MDPDAVAEVSRVPHGSSDDVNLVDFSANTNPERPPGAACAYESAFAAAGRYPPDDYTDFRVAAGEYVDCDPHHVTPTAGGMAALRLAFGVTVGPGDDVLLPEPSFGEYDREVRLQGATPVAVAHDELLATDPADYAAVVVCNPNNPTGEASDPDELRAYLADCRAADTVLVADEAFLDFTDYPSLAGEPGVVVARSLTKMFGLPGLRAGFAVATGELADRLDAARPPWGLSTPAADVGAHCMRQSEFVAETKARVRRERERMRDRLSAGFEVFPSDAPFLLLGVTGEGAAGDADALLRHARERGFALRDARTFETLDSHVRVAVRRPDENDDLVEALLSFP, encoded by the coding sequence ATGGACCCTGACGCCGTCGCGGAGGTGTCGCGCGTCCCGCACGGCAGTTCCGACGACGTGAACCTCGTGGACTTCAGCGCCAACACGAACCCCGAACGCCCGCCTGGCGCGGCGTGTGCGTACGAGTCGGCGTTCGCCGCCGCCGGCCGCTACCCGCCCGACGACTACACCGACTTCCGCGTCGCCGCCGGCGAGTACGTCGACTGCGACCCCCACCACGTCACGCCGACGGCGGGCGGGATGGCCGCCCTCCGCCTCGCGTTCGGCGTCACCGTCGGCCCGGGCGACGACGTCCTCCTCCCCGAACCGAGTTTCGGCGAGTACGACCGCGAGGTCAGACTGCAGGGCGCGACGCCCGTCGCCGTCGCCCACGACGAACTACTGGCGACGGACCCCGCCGACTACGCCGCCGTCGTCGTCTGCAACCCGAACAACCCGACGGGCGAGGCGTCCGACCCCGACGAACTCCGCGCGTACCTCGCGGACTGCCGCGCCGCGGACACCGTCCTCGTCGCCGACGAGGCGTTCCTCGACTTCACCGACTACCCGAGTCTCGCGGGCGAACCCGGCGTCGTCGTCGCCCGGTCGCTGACGAAGATGTTCGGGCTCCCGGGCCTCCGCGCGGGGTTCGCCGTCGCCACCGGCGAACTCGCGGACAGACTGGACGCCGCGCGGCCGCCGTGGGGGCTCTCGACGCCCGCCGCGGACGTGGGCGCCCACTGCATGCGCCAGTCCGAGTTCGTGGCGGAGACGAAGGCGCGCGTCCGGCGGGAACGCGAACGGATGCGCGACCGACTCTCGGCCGGGTTCGAGGTGTTCCCGTCGGACGCGCCGTTCCTCCTCCTCGGCGTGACCGGCGAGGGGGCGGCCGGCGACGCGGACGCCCTCCTCCGTCACGCCCGCGAACGCGGGTTCGCCCTCCGCGACGCGCGCACGTTCGAGACGCTCGACTCGCACGTCCGGGTGGCCGTCCGCCGCCCCGACGAGAACGACGACCTGGTGGAGGCGCTCCTGTCGTTCCCGTGA
- a CDS encoding adenosylcobinamide amidohydrolase codes for MTDPVFESTVRDGVLRLARPETRWLSTGHAGGASVGPVAYNVSVPEGWDEMDVDGYVERRLDAAGFDERGPTLLTGVSMRHARRARLGPVEAVVTAGVSNPAALPVAESARDAPVRAVDPTDDGPDATEDGPHAGTVNVFVGTTRALDAGALANLVAVAAEAKAATLLSRTGFPGTTTDAVVAACDPAGEATPYSGSATEVGSAVRACVRDALCASLDARYGASDDAVPDSVADAAHGVVTDDSAAVSILTDENDGEAL; via the coding sequence GTGACCGACCCCGTCTTCGAGTCGACCGTCCGCGACGGCGTCCTGCGACTCGCCCGCCCGGAGACGCGGTGGCTCTCGACGGGTCACGCCGGCGGCGCGTCGGTCGGACCCGTCGCGTACAACGTGAGCGTCCCCGAGGGCTGGGACGAGATGGACGTGGACGGCTACGTCGAACGCCGCCTCGACGCCGCGGGATTCGACGAACGGGGCCCGACCCTCCTCACGGGCGTCTCGATGCGGCACGCCCGCCGCGCCCGCCTCGGCCCCGTCGAAGCCGTCGTCACCGCCGGCGTGTCGAACCCCGCGGCGCTTCCGGTGGCCGAGTCCGCGCGGGACGCGCCGGTCCGCGCCGTCGACCCGACCGACGACGGTCCCGACGCGACCGAGGATGGCCCGCACGCGGGGACGGTGAACGTGTTCGTCGGCACGACGCGCGCCCTCGACGCGGGCGCACTCGCCAACCTCGTCGCCGTCGCCGCGGAGGCGAAGGCGGCGACCCTCCTCTCGCGGACGGGCTTTCCGGGGACGACGACGGACGCCGTCGTCGCCGCCTGCGACCCGGCGGGCGAGGCGACGCCGTACTCCGGAAGCGCCACGGAGGTCGGGTCGGCGGTCCGCGCGTGCGTCCGCGACGCCCTCTGCGCGTCGCTCGACGCCCGCTACGGAGCGTCGGACGACGCGGTTCCGGACTCCGTCGCCGACGCCGCGCACGGCGTCGTCACCGACGACAGCGCGGCCGTCTCGATTCTCACCGACGAGAACGACGGCGAAGCGCTTTAG
- a CDS encoding cobyrinate a,c-diamide synthase produces MPGVVLAGTASGVGKTVATLAVCRALEREGRTPVAAKAGPDFIDPSHHAATLETPSRTLDPWLADDDGLKRTYARGARDGDVCVVEGMMGLYDGDVSTAAVAAKLDLPVVLVVDAAAGMESVAATALGFRAYADRMDYDVDVAGLLAARARGGRHEQGIADAIPVEMHYVGRTPPLDGLEVPERHLGLHGGDEAPVDEDALDAAARHVDTAELLRLARRPRVDAPPDRPADPTDVTVAVATDDAFKFVYPSVRERLAARATVEPFAPVAGDDLPDCDAVYLPGGYPERHAAAIADAPALSSIADRAAEGLPVVGECGGTMVLGETLTTADGDDHEMAGVLPVSTTLTDRPVALDHVGLRARRDSPVASAGETVRGHEFHYSAATAAPDARYAFEVVRGAGVDGANDGLLEHRTVGTYAHFHAESGAFDAFVESARR; encoded by the coding sequence CTGCCCGGCGTCGTCCTCGCCGGGACGGCCTCCGGCGTGGGCAAGACCGTCGCCACGCTCGCGGTCTGTCGCGCCCTCGAACGCGAGGGGCGCACGCCCGTCGCGGCGAAGGCCGGCCCCGACTTCATCGACCCCAGTCACCACGCCGCGACTCTGGAGACGCCGTCGCGCACGCTCGACCCGTGGTTGGCCGACGACGACGGCCTGAAGCGGACGTACGCCCGCGGCGCGCGCGACGGCGACGTCTGCGTCGTCGAGGGGATGATGGGGCTGTACGACGGCGACGTGAGCACCGCCGCCGTCGCCGCGAAACTCGACCTGCCGGTGGTCCTCGTCGTCGACGCCGCCGCCGGGATGGAGAGCGTCGCGGCGACGGCGCTGGGGTTCCGCGCCTACGCCGACCGGATGGACTACGACGTCGACGTGGCGGGCCTCCTCGCCGCCCGCGCCCGCGGCGGCAGGCACGAACAGGGCATCGCGGACGCCATCCCGGTCGAGATGCACTACGTCGGCCGGACGCCGCCGCTGGACGGCCTCGAAGTTCCGGAGCGACACCTCGGCCTCCACGGCGGCGACGAGGCCCCGGTGGACGAGGACGCCCTCGACGCGGCGGCGCGACACGTCGACACCGCCGAACTCCTTCGCCTCGCCCGCCGGCCGCGCGTGGACGCGCCGCCGGACCGCCCCGCCGACCCGACGGACGTCACCGTCGCCGTCGCCACCGACGACGCCTTCAAGTTCGTCTACCCGTCGGTCCGCGAACGCCTCGCCGCGCGGGCGACGGTCGAACCGTTCGCCCCCGTCGCGGGCGACGACCTGCCCGACTGCGACGCCGTCTACCTCCCCGGCGGCTACCCCGAACGCCACGCCGCCGCCATCGCCGACGCGCCCGCCCTCTCGTCCATCGCCGACCGGGCGGCCGAGGGCCTGCCGGTGGTCGGCGAGTGCGGCGGCACGATGGTCCTCGGCGAGACGCTGACGACGGCCGACGGCGACGACCACGAGATGGCGGGCGTCCTCCCCGTCTCGACGACCCTCACGGACCGGCCCGTCGCCCTCGACCACGTGGGACTCCGCGCCCGCCGGGACTCGCCGGTCGCATCCGCGGGGGAGACGGTCCGCGGCCACGAGTTCCACTACTCGGCGGCGACGGCCGCCCCCGACGCCCGCTACGCGTTCGAGGTGGTCCGCGGCGCGGGCGTCGACGGCGCGAACGACGGCCTCCTCGAACATCGGACGGTCGGCACCTACGCGCACTTCCACGCCGAGTCCGGCGCGTTCGACGCGTTCGTCGAGTCGGCGCGGCGGTAG
- a CDS encoding cob(I)yrinic acid a,c-diamide adenosyltransferase: MSDGTSDERPDSPAETRRNTPGGGVSPAAADIEPAAPDEFGLVQAWWGDGKGKTTAALGMAFRAAGHGYRVHLLQFMKGGADSVEDVRGEYNAIAALPGISHENTGHYGWKGLMDGSDDDEHAAKARAAFERTTELVDAAGEADLTAPLPLDGPPEDGVHMLVLDEVLYAVEMGLVAEDELLELVESKPADLELVLTGGHEEPTFLLDAADLVTEVRKVKHPFDAGTRARKGTEY, from the coding sequence ATGAGCGACGGCACGAGCGACGAGCGACCCGACTCGCCCGCGGAGACGCGACGGAACACGCCCGGCGGCGGCGTCTCGCCCGCGGCGGCCGACATCGAACCCGCCGCGCCCGACGAGTTCGGTCTCGTGCAGGCGTGGTGGGGCGACGGCAAGGGCAAGACCACCGCCGCGCTGGGGATGGCGTTCCGCGCCGCGGGCCACGGCTACCGCGTCCACCTCCTCCAGTTCATGAAGGGCGGGGCCGACTCCGTCGAGGACGTGCGCGGCGAGTACAACGCCATCGCGGCCCTCCCCGGCATCTCCCACGAGAACACCGGTCACTACGGCTGGAAGGGCCTCATGGACGGCTCCGACGACGACGAACACGCGGCGAAGGCGCGCGCGGCGTTCGAGCGGACGACGGAACTGGTCGACGCCGCGGGCGAGGCGGACCTGACGGCACCGCTCCCCCTCGACGGCCCGCCGGAAGACGGCGTCCACATGCTGGTGCTGGACGAGGTGCTGTACGCCGTCGAGATGGGGCTGGTAGCCGAGGACGAACTCCTCGAACTGGTCGAATCGAAACCCGCCGACCTCGAACTCGTGCTGACCGGCGGCCACGAGGAGCCGACGTTCCTCCTCGACGCGGCCGACCTGGTGACCGAGGTGCGGAAGGTCAAGCACCCGTTCGACGCCGGGACGCGGGCGCGGAAGGGAACCGAGTACTGA
- a CDS encoding cobyric acid synthase: MGDGASGSERDGDEDGDAGGARTLLVAGTASHVGKSTVAAGLCRLLADRGVSVAPFKAQNMSNNARAVPVAPAVAGGGRSDPDTDADAADTARTGDAFGEIGVSQYAQARAARVTPTTDHNPVLLKPRGEGESQLVVNGRPTGNHAASDYYEAGWHRARDAAAAAHARLAERHDVVVAEGAGSIAEINLHDRDLANVETARFADADVILVADIDRGGAFASLVGTLELVPEDVRERVVGAVVTKFRGDESILTPGLDAFADRTGVPVLGVLPYDDPGLPEEDSVALPTAGERAVAGTSGDASGGGGGTDATVTVAVPRLPRVSNATDLEPLAAEPGVRVAYVPLDADLADADAVVLPGSKNTADDLRACREAGLHDRLSAFSGPVVGLCGGYQLLGERLLNVGAESVRGGGERPGFGLLPVETTFAEDKRVAPVAWRFDGVGPFAGFEGRVSGYEIHTGRTRVVETAKNGEESGLTTPFAADGRDGASLGVARGRVVGTYLHGLFENDGVRDAFCDHLFDAADSPRPERGGDDDSPYDRAAALVARLDLGPVGLGDG; this comes from the coding sequence ATGGGCGACGGCGCGTCCGGTTCGGAACGCGACGGAGACGAGGACGGCGACGCCGGCGGCGCGCGGACGCTCCTCGTCGCGGGCACGGCGAGTCACGTCGGCAAGAGCACCGTCGCTGCCGGCCTCTGCCGACTGCTCGCCGACCGGGGGGTGAGCGTCGCGCCGTTCAAGGCGCAGAACATGAGCAACAACGCCCGCGCGGTGCCCGTCGCGCCGGCCGTCGCCGGCGGCGGTCGTTCGGACCCGGACACGGACGCGGACGCCGCCGACACCGCGCGCACCGGCGACGCGTTCGGCGAAATCGGCGTCTCCCAGTACGCGCAGGCCCGCGCCGCCCGCGTGACGCCGACGACGGACCACAACCCGGTCCTCCTGAAACCCCGCGGCGAGGGGGAGTCGCAGTTGGTCGTGAACGGCCGCCCCACCGGGAACCACGCCGCGAGCGACTACTACGAGGCTGGCTGGCACCGCGCCCGCGACGCCGCCGCGGCGGCCCACGCGCGACTCGCCGAGCGACACGACGTGGTCGTCGCCGAGGGCGCGGGGTCCATCGCGGAGATAAACCTCCACGACCGCGACCTGGCGAACGTCGAGACGGCGCGCTTCGCCGACGCCGACGTGATTCTCGTCGCCGACATCGACCGCGGCGGCGCGTTCGCCTCGCTGGTCGGCACGCTCGAACTCGTCCCCGAGGACGTGCGCGAACGCGTCGTCGGCGCGGTGGTGACGAAGTTCCGCGGCGACGAGTCGATTCTGACGCCCGGCCTCGACGCGTTCGCGGACCGGACGGGCGTCCCCGTCCTCGGCGTCCTTCCGTACGACGACCCCGGACTCCCCGAGGAGGACAGCGTCGCCCTCCCGACGGCGGGCGAACGGGCCGTCGCGGGGACCTCCGGAGACGCGTCCGGCGGCGGGGGCGGGACCGACGCCACAGTCACCGTCGCCGTCCCGCGCCTCCCCCGCGTCTCGAACGCGACGGACCTCGAACCGCTGGCGGCCGAACCCGGCGTCCGCGTCGCGTACGTTCCGCTCGACGCCGACCTCGCGGACGCCGACGCCGTCGTCCTCCCGGGGTCGAAGAACACCGCCGACGACCTGCGCGCCTGCCGCGAGGCGGGCCTGCACGACCGACTCAGCGCCTTTTCGGGGCCGGTCGTCGGCCTCTGCGGCGGCTACCAACTGCTCGGCGAACGCCTCCTGAACGTCGGCGCGGAGAGCGTCCGCGGGGGCGGCGAACGCCCCGGCTTCGGCCTGCTCCCGGTCGAGACGACGTTCGCCGAGGACAAGCGCGTCGCGCCCGTGGCGTGGCGGTTCGACGGCGTCGGACCGTTCGCCGGGTTCGAGGGCCGCGTCTCGGGCTACGAGATTCACACGGGCCGGACGCGCGTCGTCGAGACGGCGAAGAACGGAGAGGAATCGGGGCTCACGACGCCGTTCGCCGCCGACGGCCGCGACGGCGCGTCGCTCGGCGTCGCCCGCGGCCGCGTCGTCGGGACGTACCTGCACGGCCTGTTCGAGAACGACGGCGTCAGGGACGCCTTCTGCGACCACCTGTTCGACGCCGCGGACTCACCGCGTCCCGAACGAGGCGGCGACGACGACTCGCCGTACGACCGCGCGGCCGCCCTCGTCGCCCGCCTCGACCTCGGACCGGTCGGCCTCGGCGACGGTTGA
- a CDS encoding NADH-ubiquinone oxidoreductase-F iron-sulfur binding region domain-containing protein, producing MTVSQDAPDGPVVRVAAGSTHRADASAVAEAAREAAETTTVRETGPTGAEALEPLLLVTTAEGTAFHARPSPDAVADAVAAAEDGTAADGADAFVAAADHGDGSALPTPEDGPLSVGRRRALRRCGWADPADPPAESLRETVRDDPEGARTAMRRLGLLGRGRGDARADEPVAGGWETAREAEGDSVLVVNANDADERNRTDRTLTEGDAGGVVDAAMAVGHLLDAEDVVVYAGEESLATERLSAAVSRYRDEHGEAPQMSVGPDRYIAGEPTMALESLEGNDRLEARLRPPGPETHGLHGRPTVIHTPRTLLQVREALLRPENFDGDDADPGTRLLTVTGEVDAPATVELPTGASLRTAAAAVDRETTKMAIVGGQFGGVTRRLDHAVSAPALDGANLGTEGVVELFGDDRCALATVGSRARFASEENCGRCVPCREGTKQLTDLLRDIYAGDYDDDVVRELTRTMRTTSTCDFGRSAARTVETAMTAFEAEFEAHAEGRCPSGQCESKL from the coding sequence ATGACAGTTTCGCAGGACGCGCCGGACGGACCGGTCGTTCGGGTCGCCGCGGGGTCGACGCACCGCGCCGACGCGAGCGCCGTCGCCGAGGCCGCGCGGGAGGCCGCCGAGACGACGACCGTTCGTGAGACCGGACCGACGGGCGCAGAGGCACTCGAACCGCTACTGCTGGTGACGACGGCGGAGGGGACGGCGTTCCACGCCCGGCCGTCGCCGGACGCCGTGGCGGACGCCGTCGCCGCCGCGGAGGACGGCACCGCCGCGGACGGCGCGGACGCGTTCGTCGCGGCGGCCGACCACGGAGACGGGTCGGCGTTGCCGACGCCCGAGGACGGGCCGCTGAGCGTCGGCCGGCGGCGCGCCCTCCGACGGTGTGGCTGGGCCGACCCGGCCGACCCGCCCGCCGAGTCGCTCCGAGAGACGGTGCGCGACGACCCCGAGGGGGCGCGGACGGCGATGCGACGCCTCGGCCTCCTCGGCCGCGGCCGGGGCGACGCGCGCGCGGACGAACCGGTCGCCGGCGGTTGGGAGACGGCCCGCGAGGCGGAGGGCGACAGCGTGCTGGTGGTGAACGCCAACGACGCCGACGAGCGAAACCGGACGGACCGGACGCTCACCGAGGGCGACGCCGGCGGCGTCGTGGACGCCGCGATGGCCGTCGGCCACCTGCTGGACGCCGAGGACGTCGTCGTCTACGCCGGCGAGGAGTCGCTGGCGACCGAACGGCTCTCGGCGGCCGTCTCGCGCTACCGCGACGAGCACGGCGAGGCGCCCCAGATGTCCGTCGGTCCCGACCGCTACATCGCGGGCGAACCGACGATGGCGCTGGAGTCGCTGGAGGGCAACGACCGACTGGAGGCGCGCCTCCGCCCGCCGGGACCGGAGACGCACGGTCTGCACGGCCGGCCGACCGTGATTCACACCCCCCGGACGCTCCTGCAGGTTCGCGAGGCCCTGCTCCGCCCCGAGAACTTCGACGGCGACGACGCGGACCCGGGGACGCGCCTCCTCACCGTCACCGGCGAGGTGGACGCGCCCGCGACGGTCGAACTCCCCACGGGCGCGTCGCTCCGAACCGCGGCGGCGGCCGTCGACCGCGAGACGACGAAGATGGCCATCGTCGGCGGGCAGTTCGGCGGCGTCACGCGCCGACTGGACCACGCGGTGTCCGCGCCCGCACTCGACGGCGCGAACCTCGGCACCGAGGGCGTGGTCGAACTGTTCGGCGACGACCGGTGCGCGCTGGCCACCGTCGGGTCGCGCGCCCGGTTCGCCTCCGAGGAGAACTGCGGGCGGTGCGTCCCCTGTCGCGAGGGGACGAAACAGCTGACCGACCTGCTCCGCGACATCTACGCGGGCGACTACGACGACGACGTGGTCCGCGAGTTGACGCGGACGATGCGGACGACGAGCACCTGCGACTTCGGCCGGAGCGCGGCGCGGACCGTCGAGACGGCGATGACCGCCTTCGAGGCGGAGTTCGAGGCGCACGCCGAGGGGCGGTGTCCCAGCGGCCAGTGCGAGTCGAAGCTCTGA